Proteins from a genomic interval of Chroococcidiopsis thermalis PCC 7203:
- a CDS encoding bifunctional diguanylate cyclase/phosphodiesterase, translating into MKSKKTLFPIGVAFTSLIGVLYATASVILFKNLHQAEERHTRQAVEGVLSAFTQSKKDLSIHIDDWASWNDTYNFVLDRNQDYIDSNLYPAGLLALKLNLVLYVQPSGKIVYGTGFDLNAQKYKSISPALKPHLVPQSPLVRHKTIESGTVGIVNLPEGLILVGAQPILSSEDKGPIRGSLIFGRYLNAGTIATLSKSTRLPLSVRAIDRADLPTDFQAMRNLLSPTNKILVRPIDKNTIAGYALLPDIYGKPAAILRVAIAREIYHQGRTSWYYLTILLAIVAIIFATIIFQLIEKLVASERKWQESEEYRHLVAKASQSIFLVNASTKQIIEANATFENFLGYHSGQLLQLTLFDLVAENQAVVERFILALQVERYFTGEQQYRRQDGILVDVEINANLITRNGKDVFCIIVHDITKRKQIEQQLQHEAFHDSLTGLANRALFMMRLEQALRLQQQQADYSFAVLFLDLDRFKAINDSLGHMLGDRLLIGIAQRLRAQIRTGDTLARLGGDEFAMVLENCSDPTEMIKRIQLALKLPFRLDGNEIFATTSIGAIANTREYRQPEDLLRDADTAMYRAKAGGKARYEVFDTSMRDRVVALFQLETDLRRAIDNQELHLHYQPIVSLVNQKIVGFEALVRWQHPQRGAISPAEFIPIAEETGLIVPIGWWVLQQACLQMQLWQAQFAMNVPFKISVNFSAPQFTQPQVGKQIIQILQATGLDAKSLQLELTESVLMEHPEAIAALMEELNALGVSLALDDFGTGYSSLSYLQRFPINILKLDRSFVCRIGKCYQSWEIVRATIMLARALDMEVVAEGIETLEQLARLRGLKCKFGQGYYFSQPVDSTAAGELLAQQFDRLVEVVSRK; encoded by the coding sequence ATGAAATCCAAAAAGACATTATTCCCCATCGGTGTAGCATTCACCAGTCTGATTGGAGTATTGTATGCGACAGCATCAGTTATTTTGTTCAAGAATCTGCACCAAGCAGAAGAACGGCATACTCGCCAAGCAGTAGAAGGAGTTTTAAGTGCTTTTACTCAATCCAAAAAAGATTTGAGCATTCATATTGATGATTGGGCAAGCTGGAACGATACTTATAATTTTGTCCTAGATCGGAACCAAGATTATATCGACTCTAATCTCTACCCAGCAGGATTGCTAGCACTCAAACTCAATTTAGTTCTCTACGTTCAGCCTTCAGGCAAAATAGTTTACGGAACTGGTTTTGACTTAAACGCTCAGAAATACAAGTCAATTTCTCCAGCATTGAAACCTCATCTAGTGCCACAATCTCCACTGGTGCGCCACAAGACTATAGAAAGTGGCACAGTAGGTATTGTCAATCTACCAGAAGGATTAATTTTAGTCGGAGCGCAACCAATTTTGTCTAGTGAAGATAAAGGACCGATTCGCGGTTCGCTCATTTTTGGGCGTTATCTCAATGCTGGAACGATCGCCACTTTATCCAAGTCTACCCGCCTGCCGCTTTCCGTACGTGCAATCGATCGCGCCGATCTGCCTACTGATTTTCAGGCAATGCGAAATTTATTATCACCAACTAACAAAATTCTCGTACGTCCGATCGACAAAAATACAATTGCTGGTTACGCTTTGCTACCAGATATTTACGGTAAACCTGCGGCAATTTTGCGCGTTGCTATTGCCAGGGAAATATATCATCAAGGTCGGACAAGTTGGTATTATTTAACAATTTTACTAGCGATCGTTGCAATAATTTTTGCAACAATTATTTTTCAACTTATAGAAAAATTAGTAGCCTCCGAGCGTAAATGGCAAGAAAGTGAAGAATACCGTCATTTAGTTGCCAAGGCTTCTCAAAGTATCTTTTTAGTCAATGCCAGTACCAAACAAATTATTGAAGCCAATGCTACATTTGAAAATTTCCTCGGCTATCATTCCGGTCAACTACTCCAGTTGACACTATTCGATTTAGTTGCTGAAAATCAAGCAGTGGTAGAGCGCTTTATCTTAGCATTGCAGGTAGAGCGTTACTTTACAGGCGAACAACAATATCGCCGTCAGGATGGAATACTAGTCGATGTTGAAATTAACGCGAACTTAATTACTCGCAACGGCAAAGATGTTTTTTGTATCATCGTCCACGACATTACTAAGCGCAAACAAATAGAGCAACAATTACAACACGAAGCCTTTCACGATTCCCTCACGGGTCTAGCAAATCGCGCCCTATTTATGATGCGGTTGGAGCAAGCACTGAGGTTGCAACAACAGCAAGCAGACTATAGTTTTGCAGTTTTGTTTTTAGACCTCGATCGCTTCAAGGCAATCAATGATAGTTTAGGACATATGCTTGGCGATCGGTTGTTGATTGGGATCGCTCAAAGACTAAGAGCGCAGATCCGCACGGGAGATACTCTGGCTCGTCTAGGCGGCGATGAGTTTGCAATGGTGCTAGAGAATTGTAGCGATCCCACTGAGATGATCAAACGGATACAACTGGCACTTAAGTTACCTTTTCGGTTAGATGGTAATGAGATTTTTGCCACCACAAGCATTGGCGCGATCGCCAATACCAGAGAATATCGCCAACCAGAAGATTTATTGCGCGATGCCGATACTGCTATGTACCGCGCCAAAGCTGGCGGGAAAGCACGGTATGAAGTTTTCGATACCTCCATGCGCGATCGCGTCGTAGCACTATTTCAATTAGAAACTGACTTGCGACGGGCAATTGACAACCAGGAATTGCATTTGCACTATCAACCGATAGTTTCGCTAGTCAACCAAAAAATTGTTGGTTTTGAAGCACTCGTACGTTGGCAGCATCCCCAAAGGGGTGCAATCTCTCCAGCAGAATTTATTCCAATTGCCGAAGAGACAGGGTTAATTGTGCCGATTGGCTGGTGGGTATTGCAGCAAGCTTGCCTGCAAATGCAACTTTGGCAAGCACAATTTGCCATGAACGTGCCGTTCAAAATCAGTGTCAACTTTTCTGCACCGCAGTTTACTCAACCGCAAGTAGGAAAACAGATTATTCAAATATTACAAGCCACTGGACTCGACGCAAAGAGTTTGCAACTAGAACTGACTGAAAGCGTACTGATGGAACACCCTGAAGCAATCGCGGCTTTGATGGAAGAACTCAACGCTTTGGGAGTCTCCCTAGCCCTAGATGACTTCGGCACGGGTTATTCTTCCTTAAGTTACTTACAACGGTTTCCGATAAATATCCTCAAGCTAGACCGTTCCTTCGTTTGCCGAATCGGTAAATGCTATCAAAGTTGGGAGATCGTTCGCGCTACAATCATGCTTGCCCGCGCCCTAGACATGGAAGTCGTGGCTGAAGGAATAGAAACTTTAGAACAGCTTGCCCGTCTGCGAGGACTCAAATGTAAATTTGGGCAAGGATATTATTTCTCTCAACCTGTAGATAGTACTGCAGCTGGAGAATTACTCGCCCAGCAGTTTGATAGGCTAGTCGAAGTTGTAAGTCGTAAGTAG
- a CDS encoding DUF1611 domain-containing protein produces the protein MRLQAESRVAILLHDGIKGSQGKTGLALLRYSQAQIIAVIDRQCAGESLPVVSGINRDIPIVGSVEEALAYNPDILAIGIAPSGGILPPEWQQEVKQAVFAGLSIANGLHTPLATIPEFQNLRPGQWIWDVRQEPPNLPIASGQAQTLACRRVLAVGTDMGVGKMSACLELDRACQQRGLRSKFIATGQAGLMIAGDGIPLDAIRVDFAAGAVEQMVVQHGSDRDIVFVEGQGSLLHPGSTATLPLIRGTQPTHLVLVHRAGQTHIRNHPHVPIPALTDVVQLYEMVAKAAGAFADVPVAAIALNTFHLDLATARQAIEQAQAETGLLCTDVVRFGTENILDAIVK, from the coding sequence GTGCGGTTGCAGGCTGAAAGTAGGGTAGCCATTCTCTTGCACGACGGTATTAAAGGCAGTCAAGGTAAAACCGGACTTGCTCTGTTGCGCTACAGTCAGGCTCAAATTATCGCCGTTATCGATCGCCAATGTGCCGGAGAGTCTCTACCTGTAGTCTCTGGCATCAACCGCGACATCCCGATTGTCGGTTCCGTTGAGGAAGCATTAGCTTACAATCCAGACATATTAGCCATTGGTATTGCTCCTTCTGGAGGCATTTTACCGCCAGAGTGGCAGCAGGAAGTCAAGCAAGCTGTATTTGCAGGTTTATCAATTGCGAATGGTTTGCACACACCCTTAGCCACAATCCCAGAATTTCAAAACTTACGCCCAGGACAGTGGATTTGGGATGTCAGACAAGAACCGCCTAACTTACCCATCGCCAGCGGACAAGCGCAAACGCTAGCTTGTCGGCGAGTGCTGGCTGTGGGTACGGATATGGGCGTAGGTAAAATGTCTGCTTGTTTGGAACTGGATCGTGCCTGTCAACAACGGGGCTTGCGTTCTAAGTTTATCGCGACCGGACAAGCAGGGCTGATGATTGCTGGCGATGGTATTCCCCTAGATGCAATTCGAGTTGACTTTGCCGCAGGGGCAGTAGAACAAATGGTCGTGCAACACGGCAGCGATCGCGATATTGTCTTTGTAGAAGGGCAGGGATCGTTACTGCATCCAGGTTCGACCGCAACCTTACCCCTGATTCGGGGAACGCAACCAACGCATTTAGTGTTAGTCCATCGCGCCGGACAAACTCACATTCGCAACCATCCTCACGTACCGATTCCAGCTTTAACAGATGTAGTACAACTATACGAAATGGTAGCTAAAGCAGCAGGAGCATTTGCCGATGTTCCAGTTGCCGCGATCGCGCTCAACACATTTCATCTCGATCTTGCCACGGCACGACAGGCAATCGAACAAGCTCAAGCCGAGACTGGTTTACTCTGTACTGATGTGGTACGCTTTGGAACAGAGAATATTCTAGATGCAATCGTAAAATAA
- a CDS encoding dipeptide epimerase, producing the protein MHVSAELFTVRKRFPLTISRGTTAQTTNVWVKVAQDGIEGWGEASPFSLGDRPQSTETLLEAIQTIAPQLQSMNPWERQRIGDIIQTMPSSAQAAIDMALHDWIGKKAGLPLWQLWGLDCDRIVPTSVTIGINTPEAAVARVRDWLQFIEVKIFKIKLGNPAGIEADREMLAAIRDEVPTLELFVDANGGWNLDDAIAMCRWLADYDVKYVEQPLARGEEKHLPQLKQRSPLPIFVDESCMTSRDIPQLSNCVRGINIKLMKAGGLSEAMRMVQVAKALGLQVMFGCYSDSSLSNTAAAHLAPLADYLDLDSHLNLTAEPFVGAIIRSGRLLPNCKPGLGVERSAVAG; encoded by the coding sequence ATGCACGTCAGCGCCGAACTTTTCACCGTCCGCAAGCGCTTTCCCTTAACAATTAGTCGGGGAACGACAGCCCAAACGACAAATGTGTGGGTGAAAGTCGCACAGGATGGAATTGAAGGCTGGGGGGAAGCATCGCCATTTTCTCTCGGAGATCGTCCGCAATCTACCGAAACGCTGTTGGAGGCAATACAAACAATTGCACCGCAGTTACAAAGCATGAATCCTTGGGAACGGCAGCGAATTGGTGACATCATCCAAACAATGCCATCCTCTGCCCAAGCTGCAATCGATATGGCGCTGCACGATTGGATTGGGAAAAAGGCGGGATTACCCCTGTGGCAGTTGTGGGGGTTAGACTGCGATCGCATCGTGCCAACTTCAGTCACAATTGGGATTAATACCCCAGAAGCAGCCGTAGCAAGGGTAAGAGACTGGTTGCAATTTATCGAAGTCAAGATTTTCAAAATCAAGTTGGGCAATCCAGCCGGAATTGAGGCGGATCGGGAAATGTTAGCAGCAATCCGCGATGAAGTTCCGACTTTAGAGCTATTTGTCGATGCCAACGGCGGCTGGAATTTAGATGACGCGATCGCCATGTGTCGGTGGTTAGCCGACTATGATGTTAAATATGTAGAACAACCGCTAGCAAGGGGAGAAGAGAAACACTTACCCCAATTAAAACAGCGATCGCCTCTACCGATTTTTGTCGATGAAAGCTGTATGACAAGTCGCGATATTCCTCAGTTATCCAACTGCGTGCGCGGAATCAATATCAAACTGATGAAAGCTGGTGGTTTGTCAGAAGCAATGCGGATGGTACAAGTGGCAAAAGCATTAGGGTTACAGGTCATGTTTGGTTGCTATTCTGACAGTTCCCTCTCAAATACAGCCGCCGCCCACCTTGCACCCCTAGCCGACTATCTCGATTTAGATAGTCATTTGAATTTAACCGCAGAACCCTTTGTAGGTGCAATAATCCGATCGGGGCGGTTGTTGCCAAATTGCAAACCAGGATTGGGGGTAGAACGCAGTGCGGTTGCAGGCTGA